In Mycolicibacterium nivoides, the DNA window GTCGCGCTCATTCCCCAGGCGGAGGCCGCGGTGATCGAGCGCCTCGGCCGCTACAGCCGCACCGTCAGCGGGCAGCTGACGTTGTTGGTGCCGTTCATCGATCGGATCCGGGCGCGCGTGGACCTTCGCGAACGGGTGGTGTCGTTCCCGCCCCAACCGGTGATCACCGAGGACAACCTGACCCTCAACATCGACACCGTGGTCTATTTCCAGGTCACAAATCCGCAGGCAGCGGTGTACCAGATCAGCAACTACATCGTCGGTGTGGAACAGCTGACCACGACCACGCTTCGCAACGTCGTCGGCGGCATGACCCTGGAGCAGACGCTGACCTCGCGCGACTCGATCAACGCTCAGCTGCGCGGTGTGCTCGACGAGGCGACCGGCAGGTGGGGGCTTCGCGTCGCCCGGGTGGAGCTGCGCAGCATCGACCCGCCGCCGTCCATCCAGGAGTCGATGGAAAAGCAGATGAAGGCCGATCGTGACAAGCGGGCCATGATCCTCACCGCCGAGGGTGTGCGGGAATCCTCGATCAAGCAGGCCGAGGGCCAGAAGCAGTCGCAGATCCTGGCGGCCGAGGGCGCCAAGCAGGCCGCGATCCTGGCCGCCGAGGCCGACCGGCAGTCCCGGATGCTGCGGGCCCAGGGCGAGCGGGCCGCTCAGTACCTGCAGGCCCAGGGGCAGGCCAAGGCCATCGAGAAGACCTTCGCCGCGATCAAGGCGGGCCGGCCCACCCCGGAAATGCTGGCATATCAGTACCTGCAGACGCTGCCGCAGATGGCCAAGGGGGAGGCGAACAAGGTCTGGCTGGTCCCGAGCGACTTCGGTGCGGCGTTACAGGGTTTCACCAAGATGCTGGGGGCGCCCGGCGAGGACGGCGTCTTCCGGTACACACCGTCACCCGTGGACGAGGATCTGCCGAAGCCCGAGGACGACAGCGACGAGGTCGCCGAATGGTTCAACACGGAGACCGATCCGGAGATCGCCCGGGCCGTCGCCAAGGCCGAGGCCGAAGCTCGGGCCACCACTCCGCCGCTGAGTGCCAGGCCGCCGCAGTCGTCGTTGGAGACCCCGCCGGCGACCCTGCCCAACGAACTGGAGGGTGGCGTGCACCGCGCGCAGTAGCACCGGTGCGTCAGCGATTCGGCCGTAGCCGGATCTCGACCATCGGCAGCGGTGTGTCTGTCTCGACGATCGGTCAGGACCTGGTCGGCGCGGCGCTGGTCGAGGACATGGGCGTTGCCGGACACCGGCCGGTGACTGCCGAGCCGGTGCGCTCATGGGTCGTCTCCGCTCGCCCC includes these proteins:
- a CDS encoding SPFH domain-containing protein; its protein translation is MEGAVAGLVLLLVLVVFAIIVVAKSVALIPQAEAAVIERLGRYSRTVSGQLTLLVPFIDRIRARVDLRERVVSFPPQPVITEDNLTLNIDTVVYFQVTNPQAAVYQISNYIVGVEQLTTTTLRNVVGGMTLEQTLTSRDSINAQLRGVLDEATGRWGLRVARVELRSIDPPPSIQESMEKQMKADRDKRAMILTAEGVRESSIKQAEGQKQSQILAAEGAKQAAILAAEADRQSRMLRAQGERAAQYLQAQGQAKAIEKTFAAIKAGRPTPEMLAYQYLQTLPQMAKGEANKVWLVPSDFGAALQGFTKMLGAPGEDGVFRYTPSPVDEDLPKPEDDSDEVAEWFNTETDPEIARAVAKAEAEARATTPPLSARPPQSSLETPPATLPNELEGGVHRAQ